The Planktothrix serta PCC 8927 genome contains the following window.
ATTATAGTGTACGGGATGCTGAAGATTTTAATATTCTCAATCCTGGTGTGCGTCCCCTCTATTTTATCTTGTTACAATTTTGGATGAATTTTGGTAAAAGTGATGCCTGGTTACGGGGGTTATCCGTCATTTTTGGCATTGGTAATGTGTTTCTGACTTATCAAATTGGTCGTCGCACAGCCGGAGAAATTATTGGGATTATCTCCGCTTTTTTACTAACCCTTTCACCCATCTTTATTTTTCATGCTCAAGAAGTTAGAATGTATAGTATGAGTACATTTCTAGCTCTCCTTGGTACGCTAATTTTGATTGAAGCGTTAGAACATTTAAACATCAAGTGGCTAATTTTATGGGCAATAGCCAGGGTATTAACAACATTAACCAGTCCCCTCAATATTCTGATATTATTTCCTGACTTAGTGATTATTGCTTGGAGATATCGAAATCAACGACGGGTGTTATTATCCATTGGAATTTGCCTATTTCTGACCGGACTTTTAATAATTCCTTCCTCCGTGGCGATTCTGAATGTAGCCCCTAAATTTTTTGGAGATTGGGTTGCTGATTTATCCCCGATTAATCTCAAAACTGTGCTTTCAACCCCGGAAGTTTTTACCGTTGATGCCCCCAGTTCTAGAGAATTAAGCAAGGGAATGGCAGTCTTTTTTAAACTCTATAGCATCCTGTTACTGGGTTTAATGACTGTTTCCCTCTATTACATCATCAAACATCGAATTCAACCCTTATTATGGATTGTGGCATGGGCTTTTTTACCCCCCCTTCCTATCCTGTTAATGTCCTACGCTTTTGCTAATATCTGGTTTCCTCGATATCTCTTGTTTGTAGCCCCTTATTTTTTCATCTTGTTAGCAATAGGATTTATCCAAATTTTTTATCGCTGGCGTTATCTTGCAGCCGTCATCGGGATTTACTATTTGATTGCTGTGGGTTGGGGTTTAACCCATTACTATACAACATCAGACCGAGTTAATTGGTCAGCCATTAGCCAAGTGATTACCAGCCAGGAAAAACCTGGGGATGTGATTATTTATTCTCGGACTCCTAGAAATGTTCAAAAACCCAATCCCTTATCTCGTTACTATCAAGGTCAAATACCCATCGAATTGCAAGTTAATGTATGTGCAGAAACCGTTGCCAAAAAACAACCCGTTTCAGACGCAAAAACTGTAAAAATTACACCCCTATCCAATCTATTATCAACTCATTCCCGATTTTGGGTACTTTGTGAAGCGTTTGATGAAAGAGTCTTTAATAACTTTGTTTCTAACCAGTTTAAAACTCAAGAACATCAAACCTTTAAAACGGGCTTTGAACCCTTACAACTCTTTCTATTAGTTCCTAAATCTTCGGAAACGCCCCCAAAAATTACCCCACAGACAGGGAATCCCAACCCTAACAGCCCAGAGAAAATCTAATCTTGCTTTCATCTTTTAATCAAGACGCGCCCAAGGGTTATGGTTTCCTTCACCGAGGGCGTGTCTCTCAGTCAAAAGAGCAGATTTCTATCGAATTCAATTCTATTGATTCCCCCTCGCCAATCAATTGTTTAATTTATTTAAAATTTAAACAATTAACCCACTATGAGTCATAATACTAAGGAGAAATTTGAACAAACTTGTACTCAAATTCACAAAATTTCATGAGTTTCACAATGCTCGATGAGATGATTAATCTTCAAAATTCGATTATTCCTGCTTGTGCGGTCGTTACACCCGATACACCTTTGTTACAGGCTCTGATGGCAATGAACGAGGCCAATAAAAAACAATGTTTACTTTCAGAGTCACCCCATCTGGCTGAAAACTCAGCCGTTTATTCTCAGTCCCCTGGATGTGTGTTGGTGATGGAAAATGAAGCATTAGTTGGGATTTTAACAGAACGGGATACGGTGAAATTAGCGGTTAAAGGGCAAAATCTGTCTCAAACAACGGTTAAACAGATTATGACTAAACCTGTGATTACCTTAAACCGTGAGGAATTTACGGATGTATTTGTGGCTTATAATATGATGCGCCGCTTTCAAATTCGCCACTTACCTATCCTGAATCAACAGAAAAAAGTTTTAGGTTTAGTCACCTTAAGTAGTTTGCGACAAGTTTTAAATCATCATCATTTTTTGAGGTTTCGCCAAGTTTCAGAAGTGATGACTCGTCAAGTAATGACGGTTTATCCCTTTACCCCAGTTCGAGAAGTTGCCCAAATTTTAGCTCAATATAATATTAGTTGTATTGTTGTTGTTGTTGAACAAGAAGGAATGTTATATCCAGTAGGAATTGTCACAGAACGAGATATTTTGCAACTGCAAGCTTTAGAATTAAATTTACAACATCTTACCGCCGAGGCTGTGATGAGTTCTCCTCTATTTTCGATTAAATCAACAGAACCTCTGTCTCTGGCCCAGCAAATTTTACAAAAACATAAAATTCGACGATTAGCCGTCGTGGGTGAACAAGGCGAATTACAGGGAATTATCACGGAAAGTAATTTAGTTCAGGTTTTAGACCCTTTAGAATTATATGGAATTTTAGAAATATTAGAACGAAAAGTTGTTCAATTAGAAGAATGTCGGATTATATTATTAACAAAACAAGATTTAGAATTAGCTAAAGCTTTAAAAAATAATGAATTTAAGCTTTATTATCAACCTCAAGTTGATTTAAAAACCGGGGAAATTGTCGGTGCAGAAGCATTAATTCGCTGGATATCGCCTGATAAGGGAAATATTTCACCTATCGAATTTATTCCGATTGCTGAAAATACAGGTTTGATTGTCCCCTTGGGTCAATGGGTATTAAAAACAGCTTGCACTCAAGCCGTTGACTGGAAATTGGCAGGACTTCCACCGCTTCAAATTGCTGTTAATATTTCGGCTCAACAGCTTGAACATGAGGATTTTGTTGCCGATATTATAGATATTTTAGCACAAACTGGGCTAGATCCTAAACAATTAAAATTAGAATTAACTGAAAGTGTGCTGGTTCGTAATATTAACTTAACGTTAGAAAAATTTAAACAATTACAGGAATTAGGAATTGAAATTGCTATTGATGATTTTGGAACGGGTTATGCTTCCTTAAGTTATATTCAAAATTTCTTGTTTGATATTTTAAAAATTGATCGCTGTTTTATTAAAGATATTACTCAAAATCATAAAAATTCTGCTATCGTTTCTGCTATTATTAGGCTGTCTCGTCAACTGAATTTTAAAGTGATTGCTGAAGGAGTCGAAACCCAATTAGAACGAGATTTTTTAGCTCACCAAGGTTGTGATCTAATTCAAGGCTATTTGATTAGTCCTCCTCTCCCCTTTGAACAATTTTGTGAGTTTTATTCTAATAGGAAATAGGGGCTTAACAGTTAACCGTCAACCGTTTCCTGTTTGTCCTAAATATTGAGTTAAATAAGGAGAAAAAACTTCATAAATCAAGGTTAAAGGTTTGCCATGATGCCAAAAT
Protein-coding sequences here:
- a CDS encoding EAL domain-containing protein, translating into MSFTMLDEMINLQNSIIPACAVVTPDTPLLQALMAMNEANKKQCLLSESPHLAENSAVYSQSPGCVLVMENEALVGILTERDTVKLAVKGQNLSQTTVKQIMTKPVITLNREEFTDVFVAYNMMRRFQIRHLPILNQQKKVLGLVTLSSLRQVLNHHHFLRFRQVSEVMTRQVMTVYPFTPVREVAQILAQYNISCIVVVVEQEGMLYPVGIVTERDILQLQALELNLQHLTAEAVMSSPLFSIKSTEPLSLAQQILQKHKIRRLAVVGEQGELQGIITESNLVQVLDPLELYGILEILERKVVQLEECRIILLTKQDLELAKALKNNEFKLYYQPQVDLKTGEIVGAEALIRWISPDKGNISPIEFIPIAENTGLIVPLGQWVLKTACTQAVDWKLAGLPPLQIAVNISAQQLEHEDFVADIIDILAQTGLDPKQLKLELTESVLVRNINLTLEKFKQLQELGIEIAIDDFGTGYASLSYIQNFLFDILKIDRCFIKDITQNHKNSAIVSAIIRLSRQLNFKVIAEGVETQLERDFLAHQGCDLIQGYLISPPLPFEQFCEFYSNRK
- a CDS encoding glycosyltransferase family 39 protein codes for the protein MTFNPQTSPLGSLPIHKIRSWLPITLILLLATILYLYQLGTEPLWQDEYYSVRDAEDFNILNPGVRPLYFILLQFWMNFGKSDAWLRGLSVIFGIGNVFLTYQIGRRTAGEIIGIISAFLLTLSPIFIFHAQEVRMYSMSTFLALLGTLILIEALEHLNIKWLILWAIARVLTTLTSPLNILILFPDLVIIAWRYRNQRRVLLSIGICLFLTGLLIIPSSVAILNVAPKFFGDWVADLSPINLKTVLSTPEVFTVDAPSSRELSKGMAVFFKLYSILLLGLMTVSLYYIIKHRIQPLLWIVAWAFLPPLPILLMSYAFANIWFPRYLLFVAPYFFILLAIGFIQIFYRWRYLAAVIGIYYLIAVGWGLTHYYTTSDRVNWSAISQVITSQEKPGDVIIYSRTPRNVQKPNPLSRYYQGQIPIELQVNVCAETVAKKQPVSDAKTVKITPLSNLLSTHSRFWVLCEAFDERVFNNFVSNQFKTQEHQTFKTGFEPLQLFLLVPKSSETPPKITPQTGNPNPNSPEKI